The Pseudomonas protegens genome contains the following window.
CCTGCTGGATACCCAGACCGACTTCTATCGGGATAACGGCCGGGTCCGCGAAGATGCGGCGGTGGTGTTTCATCTGTGCTGTCTGCTGTTGCCCTTGTTGTTTGGCCTGTTCGCCGCCTGGCAGGAGCGCACCCATCTGTTTCAGGACATGGTGGCGCGCTTTGCCGTGCTGCTGGCGTTTGGCAGCGTGGCCCTGGGCCTGGAGCAGAGTTACCCGCAGGCCTTGCTGAACTGGCTGGCGGAGATTCGCTGGCCGGCTTTGCACGGCAGCTGGATGAGCCTGATCCAGTTGTCGTATCCGGTGTTCTTCGCCGCCTTCCTGTTGTTGGCGATCCAGTACTGGCGCAGTCCGCGACCGCTGCACGCCGCGCAGTTGGTGGGGCTGCTGGGGCTGTTCTGGATGCTGCCCAAGACCTTCATCCTGCCGTTCACCCTGAACATCATGTGCAGCCAGGTGATGCTGATGATCGCCGCGGCGGTGGCCCATGAGGCCTACCAGATGGCCTTTCGCGATGAACTTACGGGGCTGCCTGGGCGCCGGGCCCTCAATGAGCGGATGCAGCGCCTGGGCCGCAACTATGTGCTGGCCATGACCGACGTCGACCACTTCAAGAAATTCAACGACACCCACGGTCACGATGTGGGCGACCAGGTGCTGCGTCTGGTGGCCAGCAAATTGTCGAAAGTCACCGGCGGCGGGCGGGCCTATCGCTATGGCGGGGAAGAGTTCGCCGTGGTGTTCGCCGGCAAGACCCTGGATGAGTGCATGCCGCACCTGGAGATGATTCGCGAGATCATCGCCACCTATAACATTCAGCTGCGCAACCAGGACAACCGTCCCCAGGATGACCAACAGGGGCGCCAGCGCCGTGGCGCTGCGGGAGCATCCAGTGTTTCGGTGACCATCAGTATCGGCGTCGCCGAGCGGCTGATGGAGCACCGGACCCCCGAGGAAGTGC
Protein-coding sequences here:
- a CDS encoding GGDEF domain-containing protein produces the protein MPRSSAVRFSHFLPSLLLLLAGLAAAYVKDLNVFFTSLFNVLPTLVLLLGGAYCAVYRRQRELFLMVTVYIAYFLLDTQTDFYRDNGRVREDAAVVFHLCCLLLPLLFGLFAAWQERTHLFQDMVARFAVLLAFGSVALGLEQSYPQALLNWLAEIRWPALHGSWMSLIQLSYPVFFAAFLLLAIQYWRSPRPLHAAQLVGLLGLFWMLPKTFILPFTLNIMCSQVMLMIAAAVAHEAYQMAFRDELTGLPGRRALNERMQRLGRNYVLAMTDVDHFKKFNDTHGHDVGDQVLRLVASKLSKVTGGGRAYRYGGEEFAVVFAGKTLDECMPHLEMIREIIATYNIQLRNQDNRPQDDQQGRQRRGAAGASSVSVTISIGVAERLMEHRTPEEVLKAADQALYSAKGAGRNCVMAFGQNRRGAVRMDAAAG